A genomic stretch from Haloferax sp. Atlit-12N includes:
- the mre11 gene encoding DNA double-strand break repair protein Mre11 — MTRVIHTGDTHIGYQQYHSPERRQDFLDAFERVVADALDGDVDAVVHAGDLYHDRRPELPDLLGTLAALRRLDDAGIPFLAIVGNHESTRGGQWLDLFERLGLATRLGRDPHVVGDVAFYGLDHVPRSRRDELDYQFEPHDAERAVLVAHGLFTPFAHADWETETVLAESNVDFDAVLLGDNHVPDTAELDGTWVTYCGSTERASASERDPRGYNLVQFAPDEVDIRRRTLETRPFAFVEVDLAGDEGIERVRQRVREFDLEDAVVIVELRGEGESVTPAAVESFAVEEGALVARVNDKRDIDDDGELATDVTFADPDDAVRERVREMGLSSAALDVDETVRASKVADSNVRDEVRERVESLLSDDPGAFVAAERESDAEDENKDRNSEAAENAADAADVEAAEDAAETTAETTTESDSEAAADPAANRDSSLGDFA, encoded by the coding sequence ATGACACGGGTGATACACACCGGCGACACCCACATCGGGTATCAGCAGTACCACTCGCCGGAGCGCCGACAGGACTTCCTCGACGCCTTCGAGCGGGTCGTCGCGGACGCGCTCGACGGAGACGTGGACGCCGTCGTCCACGCCGGCGACCTCTACCACGACCGCCGTCCCGAACTCCCCGACCTCCTTGGGACGCTCGCCGCGCTCCGCCGCCTCGACGACGCCGGGATTCCCTTCCTCGCCATCGTCGGCAACCACGAGTCGACCCGCGGGGGCCAGTGGCTCGACCTCTTCGAGCGCCTCGGACTGGCGACGAGACTCGGGCGCGACCCGCACGTCGTCGGCGACGTGGCCTTCTACGGGCTCGACCACGTCCCGCGCTCCCGACGCGACGAACTTGACTACCAGTTCGAACCGCACGACGCCGAGCGCGCGGTGCTCGTCGCCCACGGTCTGTTCACGCCCTTCGCGCACGCCGACTGGGAGACCGAAACCGTCCTCGCCGAATCGAACGTCGACTTCGACGCGGTCCTCCTCGGCGACAACCACGTCCCCGACACCGCCGAACTCGACGGGACGTGGGTGACCTACTGCGGGTCGACCGAGCGCGCGAGCGCGAGCGAGCGCGACCCGCGCGGATACAACCTCGTTCAGTTCGCGCCCGACGAGGTCGACATCCGCCGTCGCACCCTCGAAACGCGCCCGTTCGCCTTCGTCGAGGTCGACCTCGCCGGCGACGAGGGCATCGAGCGCGTCCGCCAGCGCGTCCGCGAGTTCGACCTCGAAGACGCGGTCGTCATCGTCGAACTGCGAGGCGAGGGCGAGAGCGTCACGCCCGCGGCGGTCGAGTCGTTCGCCGTCGAGGAGGGCGCGCTCGTCGCCCGCGTCAACGACAAGCGCGACATCGACGACGACGGCGAACTGGCGACCGACGTGACCTTCGCCGACCCCGACGACGCGGTGCGCGAGCGGGTCCGCGAGATGGGCCTGTCGAGCGCCGCGCTCGACGTGGACGAGACGGTCCGCGCGAGCAAGGTCGCCGACTCGAACGTCCGCGACGAGGTCCGCGAGCGCGTCGAATCGCTGCTTTCGGACGACCCCGGAGCCTTCGTCGCCGCCGAGCGCGAGAGCGACGCCGAGGACGAGAACAAGGACAGAAATTCGGAGGCCGCCGAGAACGCGGCGGACGCTGCGGACGTGGAAGCCGCCGAAGACGCGGCCGAGACCACCGCTGAAACGACGACCGAATCCGACTCGGAGGCCGCCGCGGACCCGGCGGCGAACCGCGACAGCTCGCTGGGTGATTTCGCGTGA
- a CDS encoding helix-turn-helix domain-containing protein: protein MSTTEAVERESEPQSDDRWESVRDMPPSAKLVAKILDYEDTLTQSQIAEESLLPPRTVRYALSRLEDEGAVDSRFSFSDARKRLYTLNI from the coding sequence ATGAGCACCACGGAAGCAGTCGAACGCGAGTCCGAGCCCCAGTCAGACGACCGGTGGGAATCGGTTCGAGACATGCCCCCGAGCGCGAAGTTGGTCGCGAAGATTCTCGACTACGAGGACACGCTCACCCAGAGTCAAATCGCCGAAGAATCGCTTCTGCCCCCGCGTACCGTCCGCTACGCGCTCTCCCGACTGGAAGACGAGGGCGCGGTCGACTCCCGATTTTCGTTCTCCGACGCGCGCAAGCGCCTCTACACGCTCAACATTTAA
- a CDS encoding proteasome-activating nucleotidase, protein MTDTVDDVDLPYDKDSASQQEKITALQERLEVLETQNEEMRDKLLDTNAENNKYQQKLERLTHENKKLKQSPLFVATVQEITDEGVIIKQHGNNQEALTEVTDEMREELEPDARVAVNNSLSIVKRLDKETDVRARVMQVEHSPDVTYEDIGGLEEQMQEVRETVEMPLDRPEMFEKVGIDPPSGVLLYGPPGTGKTMLAKAVANQTNASFIKMAGSELVHKFIGEGAKLVRDLFEVARENEPAVIFIDEIDAIASKRTDSKTSGDAEVQRTMMQLLAEMDGFDERGNIRIIAATNRFDMLDPAILRPGRFDRLIEVPKPNEDGREIIFQIHTRKMNVSDDVDFVELAEMADNASGADIKAVCTEAGMFAIRDDRTEIYMQDFLDAWEKIQQEASDETEVSRAFA, encoded by the coding sequence ATGACCGATACTGTGGACGACGTCGATCTCCCCTACGATAAGGACTCGGCGTCGCAGCAGGAGAAGATCACCGCCCTTCAAGAGCGGCTCGAAGTTCTCGAAACGCAGAACGAGGAGATGCGCGACAAGCTCCTCGACACGAACGCCGAGAACAACAAGTATCAACAGAAGCTCGAGCGGCTTACCCACGAGAACAAGAAGCTCAAGCAGTCGCCGCTCTTCGTTGCGACGGTTCAGGAAATCACCGACGAGGGGGTCATCATCAAGCAGCACGGTAACAACCAAGAGGCCCTCACCGAAGTGACAGACGAGATGCGCGAGGAGCTCGAACCCGACGCGCGCGTCGCCGTGAACAACTCCCTCTCTATCGTCAAGCGACTCGACAAGGAGACGGACGTCCGGGCTCGCGTGATGCAGGTCGAACACAGCCCCGACGTGACCTACGAGGACATCGGTGGACTCGAAGAGCAGATGCAGGAGGTCCGCGAGACGGTCGAGATGCCGCTCGACCGCCCCGAGATGTTCGAGAAGGTGGGCATCGACCCGCCGTCCGGCGTGCTCCTCTACGGCCCGCCGGGCACGGGCAAGACGATGCTCGCAAAGGCTGTCGCCAACCAGACGAACGCCTCGTTCATCAAGATGGCCGGCTCCGAGCTGGTGCACAAGTTCATCGGCGAGGGCGCGAAGCTCGTCCGCGACCTGTTCGAGGTCGCCCGTGAGAACGAGCCCGCCGTCATCTTCATCGACGAGATTGACGCTATCGCCTCGAAGCGCACGGACTCGAAGACCTCCGGCGACGCCGAGGTCCAGCGCACGATGATGCAGCTGCTCGCCGAGATGGACGGCTTCGACGAGCGCGGCAACATCCGCATCATCGCGGCGACCAACCGCTTCGACATGCTCGACCCCGCGATTCTCCGCCCCGGCCGGTTCGACCGCCTCATCGAGGTGCCCAAGCCGAACGAGGACGGCCGCGAGATAATCTTCCAGATTCACACCCGGAAGATGAACGTCTCCGACGACGTGGACTTCGTCGAACTCGCCGAGATGGCCGACAACGCCTCCGGTGCCGACATCAAGGCCGTCTGTACGGAGGCGGGGATGTTCGCCATCCGCGACGACCGCACGGAGATATACATGCAGGACTTCCTCGACGCCTGGGAGAAGATTCAGCAGGAAGCTTCGGACGAGACGGAAGTCTCCCGCGCGTTCGCGTAA
- a CDS encoding DUF998 domain-containing protein has protein sequence MTPTTDSRRDGSPPTETRTERTTETPGAHGSQRERYVAGAMLFAFGLLALMGIITAEAFYPGYNAGVQEISDLGATRPPNSVILQPSATIFNATMILSGLLVLGASYFAHRAFRDRVVTAAVAALGLGVLGVGIFDGSEAPMHGLFALLTFFAGGVSAVVAARVIETPFRYLSVAVGGFVLALLVSIFAFGLLGVSHPLSFLGAGGIERYVAYPVLLWFIGFGGYLMGAAPETGSVDPTDSAPANTPGSR, from the coding sequence ATGACACCGACCACCGACTCCCGACGGGATGGCAGTCCGCCGACCGAGACGCGAACCGAACGAACTACTGAGACGCCGGGCGCACACGGCTCCCAGCGCGAGCGGTACGTCGCCGGCGCGATGCTGTTCGCGTTCGGCCTGCTCGCGCTCATGGGAATCATCACCGCCGAGGCGTTCTACCCCGGCTACAACGCGGGCGTACAGGAGATAAGCGACCTCGGCGCGACGAGGCCGCCCAACAGCGTCATCCTCCAGCCGTCGGCGACGATTTTCAACGCGACGATGATACTTTCGGGGCTGTTGGTCCTCGGCGCGAGCTATTTCGCACACCGGGCGTTCCGCGACCGCGTCGTCACCGCCGCCGTCGCCGCCCTCGGCCTCGGCGTCCTCGGCGTGGGCATCTTCGACGGGAGCGAAGCCCCGATGCACGGGCTGTTCGCGCTCCTGACGTTCTTCGCCGGCGGCGTCTCTGCGGTCGTCGCCGCGCGGGTCATCGAGACGCCGTTCCGGTATCTCTCGGTCGCGGTGGGCGGGTTCGTCCTCGCCCTCTTGGTGAGTATCTTCGCGTTCGGCCTCCTCGGCGTCTCGCATCCGCTTTCGTTCCTCGGCGCGGGTGGTATCGAGCGCTACGTCGCCTACCCGGTGCTCCTGTGGTTCATCGGGTTCGGCGGCTACCTAATGGGGGCCGCGCCGGAGACCGGTTCCGTTGACCCGACCGACTCCGCGCCCGCAAACACGCCCGGCTCCCGCTGA
- the nth gene encoding endonuclease III encodes MGTPLESREAQAEEVLDRLYEEYPDTTISLSYSNRLELLIAVMLSAQCTDERVNKVTAELFEKYDDAADYAAADQEELADDISSITYYNNKAKYIRSACADIIEKHDGEVPDTMSALTDLAGVGRKTANVVLQHGHDIVEGIVVDTHVQRLSRRLGLTEEEYPERIEEDLMPVVPERDWQQFTHLFISHGRAVCDARNPDCDACVLEDVCPSSKLDHDIDLASGEAW; translated from the coding sequence ATGGGCACGCCACTCGAAAGCCGCGAGGCGCAAGCCGAGGAGGTCCTCGACCGACTGTACGAGGAGTACCCCGACACCACCATCTCGCTTTCCTACTCGAACCGCCTCGAACTGCTCATCGCCGTCATGCTTTCGGCGCAGTGTACCGACGAGCGCGTCAACAAAGTCACCGCGGAGCTGTTCGAGAAGTACGACGACGCCGCGGACTACGCCGCCGCCGACCAGGAGGAGTTGGCCGACGACATCAGCTCCATCACCTACTACAACAACAAGGCGAAGTACATCCGCTCCGCGTGCGCGGACATCATCGAGAAGCACGACGGCGAGGTTCCGGACACCATGTCGGCGCTGACCGACCTCGCCGGCGTCGGCCGGAAGACCGCGAACGTCGTCCTCCAGCACGGTCACGACATCGTGGAGGGCATCGTCGTCGACACCCACGTCCAGCGGCTCTCGCGTCGACTCGGTCTGACAGAGGAGGAGTACCCCGAGCGAATCGAAGAGGACCTGATGCCAGTCGTTCCCGAGCGAGACTGGCAGCAGTTTACGCATCTGTTCATCAGCCACGGCCGGGCCGTCTGCGACGCTCGAAACCCCGACTGCGACGCGTGCGTGCTCGAAGACGTCTGTCCCTCGTCGAAACTCGACCACGACATCGACCTCGCCAGCGGCGAGGCGTGGTGA
- a CDS encoding halocyanin domain-containing protein, with the protein MKRREFLRTAGGATAAATAAAGTAAAAESGGGAQVQPDFGGYLDGIDGGYEDLRGQSEVTIEVGASGNGGNLAFAPAGIWIDPGTTVTWEWTGEGGGHNVVASEGASLDSGAAVSEAGTTYEFTFENGGITKYHCVPHEALGMLGAVAVGDDVATISTGGGGEKELHELGVPIQAHWVGSATILGILVTIIYTFFILKYGESPNTGNTGGGE; encoded by the coding sequence ATGAAAAGGCGGGAGTTTCTCCGAACGGCTGGCGGTGCGACAGCCGCCGCGACCGCTGCCGCCGGGACCGCTGCTGCGGCGGAAAGCGGCGGTGGAGCGCAGGTTCAACCCGACTTCGGTGGCTACCTCGACGGCATCGACGGAGGCTACGAAGACCTCCGCGGTCAGAGTGAGGTCACCATCGAAGTTGGTGCGTCCGGCAACGGAGGTAACCTTGCGTTCGCACCGGCTGGCATCTGGATCGACCCCGGCACGACCGTGACGTGGGAGTGGACCGGCGAAGGCGGCGGGCACAACGTCGTCGCGAGCGAGGGTGCGTCGCTCGACTCCGGCGCGGCCGTCTCCGAGGCCGGAACCACCTACGAGTTCACGTTCGAGAACGGTGGCATCACGAAGTACCACTGTGTGCCGCACGAGGCGCTCGGCATGCTCGGCGCGGTCGCCGTCGGCGACGACGTGGCGACTATCAGCACCGGCGGTGGCGGCGAGAAGGAACTGCACGAACTCGGCGTCCCGATTCAGGCCCACTGGGTCGGCTCGGCGACGATTCTGGGTATCCTCGTCACCATCATCTACACGTTCTTCATCTTGAAGTACGGCGAGTCCCCAAATACGGGTAACACCGGAGGTGGCGAATAA
- a CDS encoding cytochrome bc complex cytochrome b subunit — MSLERKDDYDHKAWMKKKDLTPVEATFLTTLIWLDKRLRIVDYLELLETLYYRVNLQMPKSHTEQYNLDNKFWYWYPLYTLGLFSTLAYVVAAISGALLGFYYSPATTGDPTTAYSSIEFIMRDLQFGFMLRSVHRWAAQVMVAAVFLHMLRVYFTGSYKEPRELNWLLGIVLISLTMVFGYTGYLLPWDQLAYWAGQIGVEMSLSVPLAGEWVAQLLFGGFSLSQSTLQRMYIIHVFLLPFVVTTLIAIHIGIVWVQGIAEPH; from the coding sequence ATGAGTCTCGAACGCAAAGACGACTACGACCACAAGGCCTGGATGAAAAAGAAGGACCTCACCCCGGTCGAGGCCACCTTCCTCACCACGCTCATCTGGCTGGATAAGCGACTCCGCATCGTCGATTATCTGGAACTTCTGGAGACACTCTACTACCGAGTTAATCTCCAGATGCCGAAGAGCCACACCGAGCAGTACAACCTCGACAACAAGTTCTGGTACTGGTACCCCCTGTACACGCTCGGCTTGTTCTCGACGCTCGCGTACGTCGTCGCGGCGATCAGTGGTGCCCTTCTCGGGTTCTACTACTCCCCGGCGACGACCGGTGACCCCACGACGGCCTACAGCAGTATCGAATTCATCATGCGCGACCTGCAGTTCGGCTTCATGCTCCGCTCCGTCCACCGTTGGGCGGCGCAGGTCATGGTCGCGGCCGTGTTCTTGCACATGCTCCGTGTCTACTTCACGGGGTCGTACAAGGAACCCCGCGAGCTGAACTGGCTTCTCGGCATCGTCCTGATCAGCCTGACGATGGTGTTCGGGTACACCGGATACCTTCTCCCGTGGGACCAGCTAGCCTACTGGGCGGGGCAGATCGGCGTCGAGATGTCGCTGTCGGTCCCGCTCGCCGGTGAGTGGGTCGCACAGCTCCTGTTCGGCGGCTTCTCGCTGAGCCAGTCGACGCTACAGCGCATGTACATCATCCACGTGTTCCTGCTCCCGTTCGTCGTGACGACGCTCATCGCGATCCACATCGGCATCGTGTGGGTGCAGGGCATCGCGGAGCCGCACTGA